DNA sequence from the Pseudoduganella plicata genome:
CTGTACAGCTCGCCATCCTGGAAGCGCAGCGACAGCTCGAGCAGGCGCAGGGCGTTGTTGCCGAGCGCATCGCGGTCGATCTGCAGCGTGTCGACACCCCAGGCATATGGATGCAACACCTGCACGCTTTCATGCAGGCGGTGTTCGTGGTACTGGTCCTGCTGCTGGAAGTGCTGCGGGCGCAGGAACAGGCCATCACCCCAAAGTATTTTGCTACTCATGCGTCGTCGCATCCTTGTCGGTCGTGTGCATCGTTGACTACTACTATCAGAAGGGTAACATTTCCACCCAGATTTTTGGGCAATGCCTGCAGCGCATCGGTTGCGCGGGCCATTAAAAAATCTGTGGTTTCCGTGATTATTGGAGAGAATTGAAGGGGCTCCGGTCATATACCCTTATGACCCTTCAATAATAAATTACTGATAAGGTTGAGTCTCTTGGTTATAATTATATAATAAGCATTCTTGATGAGCTAGTTTGAGGGCAGCAATGACAACCGTTACACAGTTTGGCCGCATCGGCCGTTTTATCGGCGCAGCAGTTTGCGCAGCAACCCTGACCGCCTGCGCGACCACCGATCCGGTGAGCGCCACCAAGGCCGCAGTCCCCACCATGGATGAGCTGCTAAGCAAAGCCACCGCCGCCAGCACGACTGGCCAGAAGGAACAAGCCGTTGCCCTGTGGAAGCAGGCTGCGGCAGCGTACCCGACCGACAAGGCGCCGTGGGCCAGCATCGCGCAGACCCGCTTCGATGCGGGCCAATACGGCGATGCGATCGTTAACGCCCAGGAAGTGCTGGTGCGCGACCCCAACGACTTGCTGGCCAACAGCATCATCGCCATCAGCGGGCTGCGCCTGTCGACCAGCGCGCTGGGCGTGCTGAGCCGTCAGAACAACCTGAGCGGCACGACGCGCACGGACGCGACCGAGCTGGCCAAGCTG
Encoded proteins:
- a CDS encoding tetratricopeptide repeat protein gives rise to the protein MTTVTQFGRIGRFIGAAVCAATLTACATTDPVSATKAAVPTMDELLSKATAASTTGQKEQAVALWKQAAAAYPTDKAPWASIAQTRFDAGQYGDAIVNAQEVLVRDPNDLLANSIIAISGLRLSTSALGVLSRQNNLSGTTRTDATELAKLLRETLGETVLVATPATPAGPPPRNTKAVKPSNTKNTKKKVETPFDLLQ